The following proteins are encoded in a genomic region of Chryseobacterium cucumeris:
- a CDS encoding M28 family peptidase, which produces MKKIAAFLFASVAMQSIGAQSFIQAYQDRADMVNQTNITTYLQEFANLGVKTTGSPANANALTWLKNKYLSYGYTASQITEDPFTAGSYNSKNLVITKTGTVYPNKYVIICGHFDSITGLGINDNGSGTSIILEAARILKDVPTEYSIKFIHFSGEEQGLLGSKHYVNNVAYQSGVRILDIKLVFNLDQVGGVMGNNNNTVYCDEDQGGLSSNNAASAAVTQELRNCTALYSPLLTAVDPAADTDYIPFEQKGEVITGFFERIRSTYPHTVNDTFANTDPVYIYKIGKASVGALQHFAVATGTLGTNETIGKNTLESVKIYPNPAKDVINIELPDSGIKNFTFEITDFQGRSIFRRNNETSINASGLENGAYIGILKIGDQKVVRKVMIER; this is translated from the coding sequence ATGAAAAAAATCGCTGCTTTTTTATTCGCTTCTGTTGCTATGCAAAGTATTGGAGCTCAAAGTTTCATTCAGGCTTATCAGGACAGGGCGGATATGGTAAATCAAACCAATATTACCACTTACCTTCAGGAATTTGCTAATCTAGGGGTGAAAACCACGGGTTCACCAGCTAATGCCAATGCGCTGACATGGCTCAAAAACAAGTATCTTTCTTACGGATATACAGCCAGCCAAATAACAGAAGATCCTTTCACTGCAGGAAGTTATAATTCTAAAAACCTGGTTATTACCAAAACAGGTACGGTATATCCCAATAAATATGTAATCATCTGCGGACATTTCGACAGTATTACCGGCTTAGGAATCAATGATAACGGAAGCGGCACTTCTATTATTCTTGAAGCAGCAAGGATTCTGAAAGATGTTCCGACTGAATATTCTATAAAATTCATTCATTTTTCAGGGGAAGAGCAAGGACTTCTGGGAAGTAAACATTATGTAAACAATGTAGCGTATCAGAGCGGTGTTCGTATTTTAGATATTAAACTTGTTTTTAATCTGGATCAGGTAGGTGGTGTTATGGGAAATAACAACAATACCGTTTACTGTGATGAGGATCAGGGCGGACTTTCTTCCAATAATGCCGCTTCGGCTGCTGTAACTCAGGAACTGAGAAACTGTACAGCGCTCTACTCTCCTCTTCTGACTGCCGTAGATCCGGCTGCTGATACAGATTATATTCCTTTTGAACAAAAAGGTGAAGTGATCACAGGCTTTTTTGAAAGAATAAGAAGTACCTATCCACATACAGTGAATGATACTTTTGCCAACACTGATCCTGTTTATATTTACAAGATAGGAAAAGCTTCTGTGGGAGCATTGCAGCATTTCGCCGTTGCCACCGGTACGTTGGGAACGAATGAAACCATCGGAAAAAATACGTTGGAAAGTGTGAAAATCTATCCAAATCCAGCCAAAGATGTTATCAATATTGAACTTCCGGACTCCGGAATTAAAAATTTCACTTTTGAAATAACAGATTTTCAGGGGCGTTCCATTTTCAGGAGAAACAATGAAACAAGTATTAATGCTTCAGGCCTGGAAAACGGAGCTTATATCGGAATTTTAAAAATTGGAGATCAAAAGGTTGTCAGAAAAGTGATGATTGAAAGATAA
- a CDS encoding M28 family peptidase, translated as MKKVAAFLLTSIALQNISAQSFIQAYKDRADMVTQTNISTNLQEFAGFGIKKTGTTANNNAFDWLKNKYLSYGYTATNMSEDSFTYGSSTSKNLIITKTGTVYPNKYVIICGHYDTIVGPGVSDNGSGTSIILEAARILKNVPTEYSIKFIHFSGEEQGLVGSNHYVNNVAYQNGSQVLDIKLVLNIDQVGGLIGNNNNTITCERDTGGVSSNNAASTAVTQELMNCTTLYSPLQTNLSYAYSSDYMPFEAKGYTITGFYETIQSNNEHTVSDTFANLDPVYVFNVGKAAVGALQHFAVASTSSNLLSTNESSVQKSGEAIRIYPNPAKDLVTVEFQEKVKHFKVEVNDMAGNNVLNLENQEKINISGLTNGIYTFTVTTDKGNTTKKIIINQ; from the coding sequence ATGAAAAAAGTTGCAGCTTTTTTGCTCACATCCATTGCACTGCAGAATATAAGTGCACAAAGTTTTATTCAAGCTTATAAGGACAGAGCAGATATGGTTACCCAAACCAATATTAGTACAAACCTTCAGGAATTTGCAGGTTTTGGAATTAAAAAAACTGGTACAACAGCCAATAACAATGCTTTTGACTGGCTTAAAAACAAATATCTGTCCTACGGATATACAGCAACTAACATGTCCGAAGATTCTTTTACTTACGGAAGCAGCACTTCAAAAAATTTAATTATTACCAAAACGGGAACAGTCTACCCTAACAAATATGTTATTATCTGCGGACATTATGATACAATTGTAGGCCCTGGAGTAAGTGACAATGGAAGCGGCACTTCCATTATTCTTGAAGCAGCAAGAATATTAAAAAATGTTCCCACGGAATATTCTATCAAGTTTATTCATTTTTCCGGGGAAGAACAGGGGCTTGTGGGAAGTAACCATTATGTAAATAATGTAGCTTATCAGAATGGCAGTCAGGTTCTGGATATAAAACTGGTTTTAAATATTGACCAGGTAGGTGGGCTTATTGGAAATAACAACAATACGATTACCTGCGAAAGAGATACTGGTGGGGTGTCTTCCAACAATGCAGCCTCTACTGCTGTAACACAGGAACTGATGAACTGTACTACCCTTTACTCACCTCTTCAGACGAATCTTTCTTACGCTTACAGCTCAGATTATATGCCTTTTGAAGCAAAAGGATATACCATTACCGGGTTTTATGAAACCATCCAAAGTAATAATGAGCATACCGTAAGTGATACTTTTGCCAATCTGGATCCCGTCTATGTTTTCAACGTAGGAAAAGCAGCCGTGGGAGCTTTGCAGCATTTTGCTGTTGCCTCTACATCCAGTAACCTGTTAAGTACCAACGAAAGCTCTGTGCAAAAATCAGGTGAAGCCATCAGGATCTATCCTAATCCAGCTAAAGATCTTGTGACTGTGGAATTTCAGGAGAAAGTAAAACACTTCAAAGTTGAAGTCAATGACATGGCAGGAAATAATGTTTTAAACCTTGAAAATCAGGAAAAAATAAATATATCAGGGCTAACAAACGGGATTTATACTTTTACTGTTACAACCGATAAGGGAAATACCACAAAAAAAATTATCATTAATCAATAA
- the rpmI gene encoding 50S ribosomal protein L35 — protein sequence MPKLKTKSGAKKRFALTGTGKIKRKNAYKSHILTKKETKQKRNLTSTSYVAKVDEKSVQRQLAIK from the coding sequence ATGCCAAAATTAAAAACGAAATCAGGTGCTAAGAAACGTTTTGCTCTTACCGGAACAGGTAAGATCAAAAGAAAAAACGCTTACAAAAGCCACATCTTAACTAAGAAAGAAACTAAGCAGAAGAGAAATCTTACGTCTACTTCTTACGTAGCTAAAGTGGATGAGAAAAGCGTTCAACGTCAATTAGCAATTAAGTAG
- a CDS encoding M28 family peptidase, translating to MKKFTTLLCSALMMQSIAAQTFIQAYKDRADMVTQTNITTNLQEFSNLGVKTTGSVANTNTLNWIKNKYLSYGYTASQIEESPFTFGSTSSKNLIITKTGTLYPNKYVIICGHFDTIYGPGVNDNGSGTSIILEAARILRNVPTEYSIKFIHFSGEEQGLKGSSHYVNNVVYQGGVRKLDIKLVFNLDQVGGVKGNNNTTVYCDEDQGGVSSNNAASAAVTQQLRNCTALYSPLLTAVDPAADTDYIPFEQKGEVITGFFERIRSTYPHSSKDTFTNMDPVYVYKIGKATVGALQHFAAASTTMSRPASKNSLEAVKIYPNPANNLINIDLPDFKGMDFSFEISNSLGRSLLKVNNERKVNVSSLQNGIYVGVLKVGEETLVKNIMIER from the coding sequence ATGAAAAAATTCACAACACTTTTATGCTCAGCATTGATGATGCAGAGTATTGCGGCTCAAACTTTTATTCAGGCTTACAAAGACAGAGCAGATATGGTTACCCAAACCAATATCACCACCAATCTTCAGGAGTTTAGTAATTTAGGGGTAAAAACAACAGGTTCAGTAGCGAATACCAATACATTGAACTGGATCAAAAACAAGTATCTTTCTTACGGTTATACGGCCAGCCAGATAGAAGAAAGTCCTTTTACCTTTGGAAGCACCAGTTCGAAAAATTTAATTATTACCAAAACCGGAACGCTTTATCCTAACAAATATGTTATTATCTGCGGACATTTCGATACCATTTATGGCCCGGGAGTGAATGATAATGGCAGCGGAACTTCAATTATACTGGAAGCCGCAAGAATTCTGAGAAATGTTCCTACTGAATATTCTATAAAGTTCATTCATTTTTCCGGGGAAGAACAAGGGCTAAAAGGAAGCAGCCATTATGTGAATAATGTAGTATATCAGGGAGGTGTCCGCAAATTGGATATCAAACTGGTTTTCAATCTGGATCAGGTAGGCGGCGTGAAAGGAAATAATAATACCACCGTATATTGTGATGAAGATCAGGGAGGAGTATCCAGTAATAATGCAGCTTCTGCAGCTGTCACACAACAACTGAGAAATTGTACTGCACTCTACTCACCTCTTCTGACTGCCGTAGATCCGGCAGCTGATACGGATTATATTCCTTTCGAACAGAAAGGTGAAGTGATTACCGGATTTTTTGAAAGGATAAGAAGCACTTATCCTCACAGTTCTAAGGATACTTTCACCAATATGGATCCTGTTTACGTATACAAGATCGGAAAAGCAACCGTGGGTGCCCTACAGCATTTTGCAGCAGCATCAACTACCATGAGCAGACCCGCATCAAAAAATTCACTGGAAGCTGTAAAGATCTATCCTAATCCAGCCAATAATCTAATTAATATTGACTTACCGGATTTTAAGGGAATGGATTTCAGTTTTGAAATCAGCAATTCTTTGGGAAGGTCACTTTTAAAAGTCAATAACGAAAGAAAGGTTAATGTTTCATCCCTTCAGAACGGAATCTATGTTGGAGTTTTGAAAGTGGGTGAAGAAACCCTTGTTAAGAATATTATGATTGAAAGATAA
- the rplT gene encoding 50S ribosomal protein L20, translating into MPRSVNAVASRARRKKIFKHAKGYFGRRKNVWTVAKNAVEKAMQYAYRGRKEKKRNFRALWITRINAGTREHGMSYSQFMGALKKNNIELNRKVLADLAMNHPEAFKAVVDQVK; encoded by the coding sequence ATGCCAAGATCAGTAAATGCCGTAGCTTCAAGAGCTCGCAGAAAGAAAATTTTTAAGCACGCTAAAGGTTATTTCGGAAGAAGAAAGAACGTTTGGACTGTAGCTAAAAACGCGGTAGAAAAAGCAATGCAATATGCTTACCGTGGTAGAAAAGAGAAAAAGAGAAATTTCAGAGCACTTTGGATCACTCGTATCAACGCGGGAACCAGAGAGCACGGAATGTCTTACTCTCAATTTATGGGAGCTCTTAAAAAGAACAACATCGAACTTAACAGAAAAGTTTTAGCAGATTTAGCAATGAATCACCCTGAAGCTTTCAAAGCTGTTGTAGATCAAGTAAAATAA